In bacterium BMS3Abin08, one DNA window encodes the following:
- the ybaQ_2 gene encoding putative HTH-type transcriptional regulator YbaQ, with product MVRIPTHREPTHPGEMLREEFLNPIGITQRELAEKIHVSYQRINEIINKRRGVTPSTALRLAKFFGVSEDFWMNLQLRWDIYKAKLNEAKELKTIKPLRIKEPLVHS from the coding sequence ATGGTCAGGATACCAACACATAGAGAGCCAACACATCCGGGGGAAATGTTGCGCGAGGAGTTTCTTAATCCAATAGGCATTACACAGAGAGAATTGGCTGAAAAGATTCATGTGTCATATCAGCGGATTAATGAAATTATTAACAAACGTCGTGGGGTAACGCCGAGCACGGCATTACGACTTGCAAAGTTTTTCGGGGTTTCAGAAGACTTTTGGATGAACCTACAACTTAGATGGGATATATATAAAGCGAAATTAAATGAAGCAAAAGAATTAAAGACGATTAAACCATTAAGAATTAAAGAACCATTAGTACATTCATAA